In the Candidatus Kaelpia aquatica genome, one interval contains:
- a CDS encoding NAD(P)H-hydrate dehydratase, which produces MQDKILSYFKKIYPREKDSHKGDYGKVLILAGSKGMSGAAILASLASLRSGAGLAYLGIPQSLSSIVQERLTEVITVPLKETKSGSVSLAALKQIRLLLKKSDVVLIGPGLSKDKQTKSLTQKLLTEISIPVILDADGINSFAGRTRLLKKRKSGSLILTPHLGEFSGISNIKIDKIKNNRDAIAKDFAKKFNLTLILKGHNTLVVSPNGDSYVNDSGNPGMATAGSGDVLSGIAASLRAQGLSDYEAACLGVYVHGRAGDLTREQKTEISLLASDIVDFLPVAFKELEHTSLNRS; this is translated from the coding sequence ATGCAGGATAAGATATTAAGTTATTTCAAGAAGATATATCCTAGGGAAAAAGATAGCCATAAAGGTGATTACGGTAAAGTCTTAATTCTCGCAGGTTCAAAGGGCATGAGCGGTGCAGCAATATTAGCATCACTAGCATCTCTAAGATCCGGAGCTGGTCTTGCCTACCTAGGGATACCACAAAGCTTAAGTAGTATAGTTCAAGAGAGATTGACCGAGGTTATTACAGTTCCTTTGAAAGAGACAAAGAGTGGCAGTGTTAGTCTTGCTGCATTAAAGCAGATTAGGTTGCTGTTAAAAAAATCTGATGTAGTATTAATAGGGCCTGGTTTGTCAAAAGATAAGCAGACCAAGAGTTTAACGCAAAAGCTTTTAACTGAGATTAGCATCCCTGTTATACTTGATGCAGATGGCATTAACTCTTTTGCAGGAAGAACTAGATTGTTAAAAAAGAGAAAGAGCGGATCTCTCATCTTAACACCGCATCTTGGTGAGTTCTCAGGAATCTCGAATATAAAGATAGATAAGATTAAAAATAATAGAGATGCTATTGCTAAAGATTTCGCTAAAAAATTTAATCTTACACTTATTCTTAAAGGTCATAATACTCTCGTTGTCAGTCCTAATGGCGATAGCTATGTAAACGATAGCGGTAATCCTGGTATGGCAACAGCCGGAAGTGGTGATGTTTTATCAGGTATAGCAGCTTCTTTAAGAGCCCAGGGTCTCTCTGATTATGAGGCTGCTTGTTTAGGAGTCTATGTTCATGGGCGAGCAGGTGATTTAACTAGAGAGCAAAAGACCGAAATATCTCTATTAGCATCAGATATTGTTGATTTTTTGCCAGTTGCGTTTAAAGAGCTTGAACATACAAGCCTTAATCGTTCTTGA
- the acpS gene encoding holo-ACP synthase, with amino-acid sequence MKILATGIDIVEVKRVKEIYLRFKDRFLRKILTLEETGELESKGKSYYQSLAARVAAKEAIYKALNSYDPRIIPEWKDISIYNQENGSPGVRLSFSLDFGVTIVLSISHTDNYAVANAILLQED; translated from the coding sequence ATGAAGATATTGGCCACTGGTATAGATATAGTCGAAGTTAAGAGGGTAAAGGAGATCTATCTGAGATTTAAAGATAGGTTTTTAAGGAAGATATTAACCTTAGAAGAGACTGGTGAATTAGAGAGTAAAGGTAAGAGTTACTATCAATCTCTTGCAGCTAGAGTTGCAGCAAAAGAAGCAATCTATAAGGCGTTAAACTCCTATGATCCTAGAATCATTCCCGAGTGGAAAGATATCTCAATATATAATCAGGAGAATGGTTCTCCGGGTGTGAGATTAAGTTTTAGCCTTGATTTTGGAGTAACGATAGTACTCAGTATCTCCCATACAGACAATTATGCAGTTGCCAATGCTATATTGTTGCAGGAAGACTGA
- a CDS encoding helix-turn-helix transcriptional regulator produces MKYLRLKNITFFYFAIMGLVLFYPETAFSRRIMEVYVTPEVALANVEAILNGASIPTIKFIEEGRQIVIEAVHFEQNLSNPYLEESKIFLTLRMSDEVTGQAQAYMVFFPSKNGQMLRYASSYKGTFTYSCLQILDLLKGKIELIGGDFNEELTHHISNYNRLEKYKAGVLLHQKKVEAMEKVLTYGYGYISTKMEEVASQREILTVLANEDRQIALYLERFDRYKAQIMNSLLEFQADKKTEDAFIVFKDLATNFIRNTIALQERLSDESMVLPDFLDLDFSSLYANPTFVAYIGLFESSEFTAYSVLTKFFGESVSSLENPRKICQAFNGGVSGINRSFWEFYNQEGDWLKAANLLWGQLKEELSGSDVASLVEKEAIVTKLFRQLGIFQEADSFKEIKTPIFIVSADDSDLLLQLRNSLTFGERITLVREFRGLTPERLSQMASNQLNTVYGLESDQNIYSPRNAPVIAQALDIDVWYLLQGMLREEALEVENIIPRIPLIEIALWGENRIIGERIILSRIAQGRTQEELAETLGVSPSELSAWERGRKNVPQDNIADLAFEININIELLQEVIIPDVAILEIEHIGPVSFIGARIKSRREELGLSSKDLADLVGWSSYTLMSLERGEFDIRINLPTFAEMLNMDAWELLTGSEKDMALETENLKILISPLEFKRWGKQVIIGERLRLARLVKGYSLIELGRIIVDSEFDIGSHASRLISGVYERGVVPLPQTLVEALSSILDLDPLQLQP; encoded by the coding sequence ATGAAGTATCTTAGGTTAAAAAATATTACATTCTTTTATTTTGCAATAATGGGGTTAGTTTTATTTTATCCTGAAACTGCTTTTAGCAGAAGAATAATGGAAGTTTATGTTACACCAGAAGTAGCTTTGGCTAATGTCGAAGCGATATTAAACGGAGCATCAATACCAACTATTAAGTTCATAGAAGAAGGGCGTCAAATTGTAATAGAAGCAGTTCATTTTGAGCAAAATTTATCTAACCCTTACTTGGAAGAATCTAAAATATTTCTTACCTTAAGGATGAGCGATGAAGTAACAGGCCAAGCTCAGGCTTATATGGTGTTTTTCCCAAGCAAAAACGGTCAAATGCTAAGATATGCTTCTAGTTATAAGGGGACTTTCACTTATAGTTGTTTACAAATTTTAGATCTTTTAAAAGGAAAAATAGAATTGATAGGCGGTGATTTTAACGAAGAATTAACTCATCATATTAGTAATTATAATCGCTTAGAGAAATATAAGGCTGGAGTTTTACTTCATCAGAAGAAAGTAGAGGCAATGGAAAAAGTATTAACTTATGGCTATGGTTATATTTCAACCAAAATGGAAGAGGTTGCTAGCCAAAGAGAAATATTGACAGTTTTAGCTAATGAAGATAGGCAGATAGCTCTTTATTTAGAGAGATTTGATAGATATAAAGCCCAAATAATGAATAGTCTTCTAGAATTTCAAGCTGACAAGAAAACAGAGGATGCATTTATTGTTTTTAAAGATTTAGCCACTAACTTTATTAGAAATACAATTGCATTACAAGAAAGATTGAGTGATGAATCAATGGTATTGCCAGATTTCTTAGATCTAGACTTCAGTTCTTTATATGCTAATCCAACATTTGTGGCTTATATTGGTTTATTTGAAAGTTCTGAGTTTACAGCTTATAGTGTACTAACTAAATTTTTTGGAGAATCAGTATCTTCATTGGAGAATCCAAGAAAAATATGTCAAGCTTTTAATGGTGGAGTTTCAGGTATTAATAGAAGTTTTTGGGAATTTTATAATCAAGAAGGAGATTGGCTTAAGGCTGCTAACTTGCTTTGGGGACAGCTAAAAGAAGAACTAAGTGGATCGGACGTAGCTTCTTTGGTAGAAAAAGAAGCTATAGTTACCAAGCTTTTTAGACAATTAGGTATATTCCAAGAAGCAGATAGTTTTAAAGAGATTAAAACTCCTATTTTTATAGTCTCAGCGGATGATTCTGATCTTCTGTTGCAGTTAAGAAATTCTTTAACTTTTGGTGAAAGAATAACTTTAGTAAGGGAATTTAGAGGGTTAACTCCGGAGCGATTGTCACAGATGGCAAGTAATCAATTAAATACTGTCTATGGACTGGAAAGTGATCAGAATATTTATTCTCCTCGCAATGCTCCTGTTATTGCTCAGGCGCTTGATATAGATGTTTGGTATTTGCTTCAAGGCATGCTTAGAGAAGAGGCTTTAGAGGTAGAAAATATTATTCCAAGGATTCCACTTATAGAGATTGCTTTATGGGGAGAGAACAGAATTATTGGAGAAAGGATTATTTTAAGTAGGATTGCACAGGGAAGAACACAGGAAGAGCTAGCAGAAACGTTAGGTGTTAGTCCTTCAGAGCTTAGTGCTTGGGAGAGAGGAAGAAAAAATGTGCCTCAAGACAATATAGCTGATTTAGCTTTTGAAATTAATATCAACATCGAGCTATTGCAGGAAGTAATAATTCCAGATGTAGCAATATTAGAGATAGAGCATATTGGACCGGTAAGTTTTATAGGAGCTAGAATTAAGTCTAGGAGAGAAGAGTTAGGGTTATCGTCTAAAGATTTAGCAGATTTAGTGGGGTGGAGTTCCTACACCCTGATGAGTTTAGAAAGAGGAGAGTTTGATATCAGAATTAATCTTCCAACCTTTGCTGAGATGCTTAATATGGATGCATGGGAATTACTTACTGGCAGTGAAAAGGATATGGCTTTAGAAACAGAAAATTTAAAAATACTTATATCGCCTTTAGAGTTTAAAAGGTGGGGTAAGCAAGTTATTATTGGAGAAAGATTGAGATTAGCTCGCCTGGTTAAAGGGTATTCACTGATAGAGCTTGGGAGAATAATAGTAGATAGCGAATTTGATATCGGTAGCCATGCTTCTCGTTTAATTTCTGGAGTATACGAAAGAGGTGTTGTTCCTTTGCCACAGACATTGGTGGAGGCTTTAAGTTCAATTTTAGATTTAGATCCTCTTCAGCTGCAACCATAG
- a CDS encoding YebC/PmpR family DNA-binding transcriptional regulator: MSGHSKWSNIKYKKGAADVKKGKIFSKLAKEITVAAKDGGGDPGANPHLRQVMDKAKEANMPNDNVERAIKKGTGELPGVSYEQVQYEGYGSAGVAILVEALTDNKNRTTSDIRNIFSKRGGNMAGAGSVAWIFVRKGLIVASVDIIDEDTLLSMVIDAGAEDMKTEDGNYEIIVSVNNFENIKNKLRDNNVDYISADITMIPSNTVKLTGHDAKQVLLLLEEIESHDDVQDVYANFDIPDEIIEEVAGEDTRS; the protein is encoded by the coding sequence ATGTCCGGACATTCTAAATGGTCGAATATAAAATATAAAAAAGGTGCTGCTGATGTTAAAAAGGGTAAAATCTTTAGTAAGCTTGCTAAAGAGATTACTGTAGCAGCCAAAGATGGCGGCGGAGATCCAGGTGCTAATCCTCACTTGAGACAAGTTATGGATAAAGCTAAAGAAGCCAACATGCCTAACGATAATGTTGAGAGAGCAATTAAAAAAGGAACCGGGGAGTTGCCCGGAGTAAGCTATGAGCAGGTGCAGTATGAGGGGTATGGTTCTGCCGGGGTTGCTATTCTTGTTGAGGCATTGACTGATAATAAAAATAGGACTACGTCTGATATTAGAAATATATTTAGCAAACGTGGTGGAAATATGGCTGGAGCTGGTTCTGTAGCTTGGATTTTTGTGAGAAAAGGTTTAATAGTAGCCTCTGTAGATATTATAGACGAAGATACTCTTTTGAGTATGGTTATAGATGCTGGAGCAGAAGATATGAAGACTGAGGATGGCAATTACGAGATTATTGTTTCTGTCAATAATTTTGAAAATATTAAAAACAAGCTTAGAGACAATAATGTTGATTATATCTCTGCTGATATCACGATGATCCCTTCTAATACCGTAAAGCTGACCGGGCATGATGCAAAGCAGGTGCTATTGTTGCTGGAAGAGATAGAGTCTCACGATGATGTTCAGGATGTCTACGCTAATTTCGATATACCGGATGAGATTATAGAAGAGGTTGCTGGTGAAGATACTAGGAGTTGA
- the cdaA gene encoding diadenylate cyclase CdaA produces the protein MKYIAPLSIFLIEIAVLWVIYYKALRFIETTRGKQVLKGLLLVLVLFLVSQVFNLEVMHWLLTKLFTISILAFIVIFQPELRRGLARLGEYSPFTLVVGEERAIDEIVKASYTLAKRNIGALIAIQRQVNLDPFIESGVSLDSAISSELLVAIFTPYNPLHDGGVVIESSKIKTASCLFPLTQNQNLLKSVGTRHRSAIGLSEETDAVIVVVSEETGDVSLALRGELYQNLSAEELGGKLLALCSKKITKEEEERIASSYEADSGN, from the coding sequence ATGAAATATATAGCGCCTCTATCGATTTTTTTAATTGAAATTGCTGTACTGTGGGTTATCTATTATAAGGCTCTCCGTTTTATAGAGACAACGCGCGGTAAGCAGGTTCTTAAAGGATTATTGTTAGTATTAGTGCTTTTTTTGGTTTCACAGGTATTCAATTTAGAGGTTATGCATTGGCTTTTAACAAAGCTTTTCACTATCTCTATATTGGCATTTATAGTAATATTTCAGCCTGAACTTAGGCGTGGATTGGCAAGATTGGGGGAGTATTCACCATTTACTCTTGTCGTAGGAGAAGAGAGGGCAATAGATGAAATAGTAAAAGCATCTTATACTTTAGCAAAAAGAAATATCGGTGCACTTATTGCAATACAACGCCAGGTAAATTTAGATCCTTTTATAGAGTCGGGTGTTTCTTTAGACAGCGCTATAAGCTCAGAGTTGTTAGTGGCTATCTTTACTCCTTATAATCCTCTACATGACGGGGGAGTTGTTATTGAGTCTAGTAAAATAAAAACGGCATCATGTCTTTTTCCTTTGACTCAAAATCAAAATCTGCTTAAAAGCGTAGGTACTCGCCATAGGTCTGCTATAGGTTTAAGTGAAGAGACTGATGCGGTTATCGTGGTTGTCTCCGAGGAGACCGGAGACGTATCTTTGGCATTGAGAGGAGAGTTGTACCAGAATCTAAGCGCTGAAGAGTTAGGAGGTAAATTGCTGGCTCTATGCAGTAAAAAAATAACAAAAGAAGAAGAGGAGAGAATAGCATCTTCATATGAAGCTGATAGCGGCAATTAA
- a CDS encoding YbbR-like domain-containing protein, protein MKLIAAIKSNFGYKLIALLLAVTTYLYVQGEIGIKGIGFGEKELLEDVISKVVPIKASIKGEPPEGYKVLKSNISLTPERVIIMGKKDDIMNIAEVATQEIDVRKFTHTQVLSVPLLALENAIIISSKTVTVEIPIVSLR, encoded by the coding sequence ATGAAGCTGATAGCGGCAATTAAAAGCAATTTTGGATACAAGCTAATAGCCTTACTGCTCGCTGTAACTACCTACCTCTATGTCCAAGGAGAGATAGGAATTAAAGGTATTGGATTTGGAGAGAAAGAGCTCCTAGAAGATGTAATTTCAAAGGTAGTTCCGATTAAGGCCTCTATAAAAGGAGAGCCTCCTGAAGGATATAAAGTTTTAAAATCGAATATAAGTCTTACTCCAGAGAGAGTGATAATTATGGGCAAGAAAGATGATATTATGAATATTGCAGAGGTTGCAACTCAAGAGATAGATGTGCGGAAATTTACTCATACCCAGGTGTTATCAGTTCCGCTCCTGGCTTTAGAGAATGCTATCATAATAAGTTCTAAAACAGTAACTGTAGAGATTCCTATTGTGTCATTACGGTAA
- the fusA gene encoding elongation factor G has translation MQEVKDIRNIAILGHSSSGKSTLVEAILYKNGAISRLGRVEDGSTSSDFAPDEIKKRISINTSVFNIIQDSKLINILDAPGYADFAGDTLAALRAADSVILTVGSHSGVEVGTERSFKYARKANKPAIIFVNKCDKEDTDLDALINEIKEKFGSICIPFNLPNAMGDGLTGIHSVFNSADAPESIKSKLDEIYKGIVDFAAESDDALLERYLEGVELTEEEVSQGLKKAVRAGTLIPVFFGSALKDQIGVEALTKAVVNLLPSPDELGVLIGNKPESDDEVEREPDLKEPFSAFVFKTIYDAYVGQLTVFRIFSGKLDSDSSFFNSSNGSKEKITKILKIQGKDQSAVTSAFCGEIVAVAKLKNTNTGDTVCDEKEKVVFDSIDYPASPMCSSVKPKSREDEEKIMEALHRLSFEDPTFKVSREEQTKELLISGLGDLHLDVMVGRLSERFGVDVELSAPKVPYRETMTKLSEAQGRYKRQTGGRGQYGDAWIRLEPLERDKGFEFVNAIVGGVVPKSYIPAVEKGVKKAMKEGVFTGCPVVDVRVTLYDGSYHPVDSSDMAFQIAGSMAFKSAAKNSGMVLLEPIMDVEITVPDEFMGHVSGDISSKRGRVAGVEAKGGMENIKAQVPMAEMFKFGSELRSITGGRGCYAMEFSHYEIVPQKEAEKIVRQSKIDDKEE, from the coding sequence ATGCAGGAAGTCAAGGATATTAGAAATATCGCTATTCTAGGTCACTCTTCTTCAGGTAAATCCACATTAGTTGAAGCCATACTCTATAAAAATGGAGCCATCAGTAGACTTGGGCGCGTAGAAGATGGTAGCACCAGTAGTGATTTTGCGCCAGATGAGATAAAAAAAAGGATATCTATAAACACTTCGGTTTTTAATATTATTCAGGATTCTAAGTTAATAAATATTCTTGATGCTCCCGGATATGCCGATTTTGCAGGCGATACGTTGGCTGCTTTAAGAGCGGCTGACTCAGTTATTCTTACAGTCGGATCTCATTCAGGTGTTGAGGTTGGTACCGAGAGAAGTTTTAAGTATGCTCGCAAGGCAAATAAGCCTGCGATTATTTTCGTTAATAAATGTGATAAAGAAGATACAGATTTAGATGCTCTTATAAATGAGATAAAAGAGAAATTTGGTTCAATTTGTATTCCATTTAATCTACCCAATGCTATGGGTGATGGGTTGACAGGAATTCATAGTGTATTTAATTCTGCCGATGCTCCAGAATCCATTAAATCTAAATTAGATGAGATATATAAGGGTATTGTTGATTTTGCTGCAGAATCAGACGATGCGCTACTGGAGCGTTATCTTGAAGGAGTGGAATTGACAGAAGAGGAGGTATCTCAGGGTCTTAAAAAAGCCGTTAGAGCAGGGACTTTAATCCCTGTTTTCTTTGGCTCTGCTTTAAAAGACCAGATTGGAGTAGAGGCCTTAACTAAAGCCGTTGTTAATCTTCTTCCTTCACCTGATGAATTAGGTGTTTTAATAGGTAATAAGCCTGAGAGCGATGACGAAGTAGAGAGAGAGCCGGATCTTAAGGAGCCTTTCAGTGCCTTTGTCTTTAAAACCATATATGATGCCTACGTGGGGCAGCTTACTGTATTTAGAATATTTTCTGGAAAACTTGATTCTGACTCTTCGTTTTTTAACTCTAGCAATGGATCTAAAGAGAAGATAACGAAGATTTTAAAAATTCAAGGCAAGGATCAGAGCGCTGTTACATCTGCTTTTTGCGGGGAGATAGTTGCAGTTGCGAAGCTTAAAAACACAAATACAGGTGATACTGTCTGTGATGAGAAGGAAAAAGTTGTATTTGATTCAATAGATTACCCTGCTTCTCCGATGTGTTCTTCAGTAAAACCTAAATCTAGAGAGGATGAAGAGAAGATAATGGAAGCCTTGCATAGGCTTAGTTTTGAAGATCCAACTTTTAAGGTTTCTAGAGAAGAGCAGACAAAAGAGCTTTTGATATCAGGGTTAGGCGATCTGCACTTGGATGTTATGGTTGGCAGGTTAAGTGAGAGGTTTGGTGTTGATGTAGAGCTAAGCGCTCCTAAAGTGCCTTACCGTGAGACTATGACTAAGCTATCGGAAGCGCAAGGTAGGTACAAGAGGCAGACGGGCGGCCGTGGTCAGTATGGTGATGCCTGGATTAGGCTAGAACCCTTAGAGAGAGATAAAGGGTTTGAGTTTGTCAATGCTATTGTAGGCGGTGTCGTTCCTAAGTCCTATATACCTGCAGTAGAGAAAGGTGTCAAGAAAGCTATGAAAGAGGGTGTCTTTACAGGATGCCCTGTCGTAGACGTTAGGGTCACGCTTTATGATGGTTCTTATCATCCGGTAGATTCGTCTGATATGGCGTTTCAGATTGCAGGATCTATGGCTTTTAAAAGTGCTGCTAAGAACTCTGGGATGGTTTTGCTTGAACCTATAATGGATGTTGAGATAACTGTGCCTGATGAGTTTATGGGCCATGTTAGCGGTGATATAAGCTCAAAAAGGGGAAGGGTTGCTGGGGTTGAGGCTAAAGGCGGCATGGAGAATATCAAGGCGCAGGTCCCTATGGCTGAGATGTTTAAGTTTGGCTCTGAGCTACGCTCTATTACCGGCGGAAGGGGTTGTTATGCTATGGAATTTTCTCATTATGAGATTGTGCCCCAAAAAGAAGCTGAAAAAATAGTACGGCAGTCTAAGATTGATGATAAAGAAGAATAA
- a CDS encoding pyridoxine 5'-phosphate synthase — translation MRLGLNIDHVATVREARGGDEPNPIKALLIAEKSGCDSIVAHLREDRRHINDSDIREIKINVKTTFNMEMSIAEDIVRVALDVKPDEVTLVPERREELTTEGGLDVLAHQNRLADIIPEFKKNNIRVSLFIDPDREQIEVSSKVGADYIEIHTGSFAEAFKKGFYREELDKIVTGVEIAKYLNLKVNAGHGLNYENVSEIVKIEGIESLNIGHSIISRAIFSGIESAVVEMLKLIK, via the coding sequence ATGAGGTTAGGTTTAAATATAGATCATGTTGCAACAGTTAGAGAGGCGCGGGGAGGAGACGAACCAAATCCTATCAAAGCTCTTCTGATAGCCGAGAAGTCCGGCTGTGATTCTATAGTAGCGCATCTAAGAGAAGACCGAAGGCATATCAATGACTCTGACATAAGAGAGATAAAGATCAATGTTAAGACAACTTTCAACATGGAAATGTCAATCGCAGAAGATATTGTTAGGGTGGCTTTAGATGTTAAGCCTGATGAAGTGACTCTTGTTCCTGAGAGGAGAGAGGAGTTGACAACAGAGGGAGGTCTTGATGTCTTAGCTCACCAGAATAGGCTTGCCGATATTATTCCGGAATTTAAGAAAAACAATATAAGAGTAAGTCTTTTTATAGATCCGGATAGAGAGCAGATAGAGGTTTCGTCTAAAGTCGGTGCTGATTATATAGAGATCCATACCGGTTCTTTTGCTGAGGCTTTTAAGAAAGGTTTTTATAGGGAGGAGCTAGACAAAATAGTGACAGGGGTTGAGATTGCAAAATATCTTAATCTTAAAGTTAATGCTGGGCACGGTCTTAACTATGAGAATGTATCTGAGATCGTTAAAATAGAAGGAATTGAGTCCTTAAATATAGGACATTCAATAATATCAAGAGCAATCTTTTCAGGAATTGAATCTGCGGTAGTAGAGATGCTTAAACTTATAAAATGA
- the ruvA gene encoding Holliday junction branch migration protein RuvA, producing the protein MISRLKGAIRDIRESSIVVSSGAFGYEILIPDSVLQGLERGQEIDLVIYSYYQNEGNKMIPVLIGFRNYVEREFFENLIKISGIGAKVAIKALKYPASQLAVAIDKGDEKFLSSLPGIGQQKARLIIAKLQGKVGKYALVQEGVRKLLKVDSGIRDEALDVLLQLQYKKSEAEEMIDKAFIRNSEPKNVEELLNEIYRVRITDR; encoded by the coding sequence ATGATCTCAAGGCTTAAAGGAGCTATAAGGGATATTAGAGAGAGCAGTATTGTTGTATCGAGCGGAGCTTTTGGTTATGAAATTTTAATTCCGGATTCTGTGCTGCAGGGTTTAGAGAGGGGTCAGGAGATAGATCTTGTTATATATAGCTATTACCAGAATGAAGGCAATAAAATGATACCTGTTTTAATAGGTTTCAGAAATTATGTTGAGAGAGAGTTTTTTGAAAATCTTATCAAGATATCAGGCATTGGCGCTAAGGTTGCAATCAAAGCACTTAAGTATCCCGCCTCTCAGCTTGCTGTTGCAATTGATAAAGGGGATGAGAAATTCTTAAGTTCTCTCCCTGGCATAGGACAGCAGAAAGCAAGGCTGATTATAGCAAAGCTACAGGGCAAAGTAGGTAAATATGCCTTGGTTCAAGAAGGGGTTAGAAAATTATTAAAAGTGGATTCTGGCATTAGAGATGAGGCTCTTGATGTATTGCTTCAGCTGCAGTATAAAAAGAGCGAAGCTGAGGAGATGATAGACAAAGCGTTTATTAGAAATTCAGAGCCTAAGAACGTGGAAGAGCTGCTCAATGAGATATATAGGGTGAGGATAACGGATAGATGA
- a CDS encoding crossover junction endodeoxyribonuclease RuvC, whose translation MKILGVDPGLDNSGHALIEVSEGCNPSNFKESVNILNFSTITSDSKKSLEERLKYIHSKFKKLLSELKPDVVVVEDIYSNSSYPQAGLKMANVKGVVELAVSQKNIKLVNLTATKVKKTIIGRGNAKKEQVAKMIEDGFDLKGAGNLHESDALATALAHFLITTRKVQVL comes from the coding sequence GTGAAGATACTAGGAGTTGATCCTGGGCTAGACAATAGCGGGCATGCCTTAATTGAAGTCAGCGAAGGCTGCAATCCATCTAATTTTAAAGAGAGCGTCAATATTTTAAATTTTAGCACTATAACTTCTGACTCCAAGAAATCTCTTGAAGAGCGGCTTAAGTATATACATTCAAAATTTAAGAAACTTTTATCTGAATTGAAGCCAGACGTTGTTGTTGTTGAAGATATATACTCCAATTCTTCTTATCCTCAAGCAGGCTTAAAGATGGCTAATGTAAAAGGAGTCGTGGAGCTTGCGGTATCTCAGAAAAATATAAAGTTAGTCAATTTGACAGCAACAAAAGTAAAGAAAACTATTATAGGCCGCGGAAATGCCAAAAAAGAGCAGGTTGCAAAAATGATAGAAGATGGGTTTGACCTGAAAGGGGCAGGCAACTTGCACGAGTCTGATGCTCTAGCTACAGCCTTAGCCCACTTCTTAATAACGACAAGAAAGGTTCAAGTCTTATGA